CTCGGCCTCGATGATCTCGAAGGTGTTCTCGCCGAAGACGGCCACGATGCGCTTGGCCATGGCAGGGCCGATCCCTCGCATGTGGCCGGAGGCGAGGTACTTCTCGATGCCTGCTGCTCCCGTAGGGGGCGTGGCCTTCAGCGTCTCGGCCTTGAACTGCAAACCGTGAGTGCGATCGGAGATCCAGACACCGGTGGCGGTGATCCACTCTCCAGCGCCGATGGCAGGGGCGTGGCCAATCACCGGTACGAGGTCGCGCTTGCCTCGGGCCTGCACCTTGAGCACGCAGAACCCGGTCTCTGGCGAGTGGAAGGTGACACGCTCGACCGTGCCCGCGAGAGCCTCGACAGGATTGGCTCTGTCGACCTGCCTCGGTGGGCCCATTACGCTCACGCTTCCTCTCGGGTTCTCGACCCGTTGCCGCTGCCATAGCTTGGCAAGGCGGTTACCGCCGATCCAGGGCAGCGCTGGTGCCATGAACGAGAATATATTTCTTGGTTCGTTCTTTCGCCAGAACTGCGACGCAATCCGGCCGATAACGGGTCATCCGATCAAATGCCGGTGCTCCGCTCCCGGCTCACATCGCAAGAAACTTACGCGGTGGCTATTCGGATGCACCCTTGCGCTGCTGCCACCGAATTGCGACCGCATAGATCAGTCAGAAGATAACGGAAGGCGAATTATATCAAATATTTCGTTTATGGTCGCCTTGTTGCCCGAGGGACATTCTTGGGGACCTGCCAATTAAATTCATCCGCGCCGTGGAATGTCATAACGAACATCTCCAGCGCGTGATTGATTTCCTTCATTCTCCGTTCTGTCTGGGCCTCTCGATCGAACATCACATAAGCAGCCAGCAAAACACCGACATCCCACACCGCGCACATGCAAATTCGAAGTGGCTCGGCGGTCACCCAATCGATTACCTCCTGCGTTTTGTCGCCTTGCACCGCATAAACGTACCGGCCATGACTGCGCATGCCTAGCTTCTGCATGGCATCCACCTCGTCCAATAGCTTAATAGTCGTATCCATGTCGAAACCTCCCATCTGAGCAGATAGTAGCTAGATTGGTAAGGAAACGATATCAGTGAGCCTTTCCACTGAGTTGACGACCGGGGTCTGAGGATGACAGTGGCCCGGAGCAAAAATGCAAGCCGGGCCATTCAATTGTTTGTCTCCAATTTGGGATATGGTCGTGCTTAGAAGATCGGCTTACAAATTTGAAACCACAACATTTTGCGGAAGAGGGTGACTACCAAGCATTGCAGCCATTGCTGTTGCTTTGTCTTCCCTCACCTTCGCCCAGCGCCTACTAGCCGCCTCACTCATATTCTTTCTTGTTTCAGCGCTTTTTGGAGCGCCCGAGAGGGAAGCGCTGATGGCCTGCTTGGTGGCGTCTGACTGCTTGGTACCGGTTCGCGCATCCCTAATTTTGTCCTTGCTTTCTTGGCTGTGAGTGTCGCCGCTTTGCATGTGGCACACGCGCTTGCTCATCTCCTTTGTTTTGATTTCCATCGTATGGACGCTGCAGATGCCGTCCATGAAAGCATTTTTGTTTTTCCAGCTTAGGACGTAGCCATCATCGCTAAGCATGAAACCCATGGGATCTCCAAACAGCATTTTCTGCTTGAGCACGTTGTAAAAATACCGTTGACGCTTCCACAAGACGAGGTACTCATCCCATGAAATATCAAAAACTCGACCCTCGCTTTCCTGATATGCCTTGCTGCTTTCATAGCGACCTCGAAGAAATTTCTCCAACTCCTGATCGCGTTCCGATTTGAATTGTGTCATTTGGCTCTCCTTGTTAGACGATATACCCTTTTAGCGGCGCACCACGCCAGTTTGCGATATTTTCTTTTCCGTCGAGGATCTGATGGCGTTGTCACAGTAGGCTGCGCCGAGCGTTGCAATAATAGGTTAGTTGTATGTATATTTAGAGGAGGTAACATTCGCACTAGATGGAAGTAATAGATTGGATCCATCTTCTACGAAGTAGAAGATAGACACAACCCACTA
This is a stretch of genomic DNA from Methylobacterium sp. 17Sr1-1. It encodes these proteins:
- a CDS encoding NUMOD3 domain-containing DNA-binding protein, producing MTQFKSERDQELEKFLRGRYESSKAYQESEGRVFDISWDEYLVLWKRQRYFYNVLKQKMLFGDPMGFMLSDDGYVLSWKNKNAFMDGICSVHTMEIKTKEMSKRVCHMQSGDTHSQESKDKIRDARTGTKQSDATKQAISASLSGAPKSAETRKNMSEAASRRWAKVREDKATAMAAMLGSHPLPQNVVVSNL